From a region of the Desulfovibrio sp. JC010 genome:
- the traI gene encoding TraI/MobA(P) family conjugative relaxase has protein sequence MISRRISCKPQNDNYRRLADYIADAKHKGEKTLMSWCAGCWAGEDYELAIQEVLDTQDLNQRTRKEKTYHLIVSFRPEDESVLTEKDFKEIEQEFSKALGFEEHQRHCGVHKNTNNIHMHIAYNMIHPDKLTRYEPYRDFYKRDRLHRELEQKFGLQFDNGRQKDQEPKRSNDRAATYEAHSGQQSFDSYVKERKDFILEALEKAQDWHEFHMSLAEIGIEVRLRGNGCSIKDRHSKTAIKASRLDRDFTKSKLEAQLGRYQYTKGIVVNEKDRYVARPLHKHRGELYAEYRAAVAGRKKAYEDLREEQDGRWQQASSYWDGKIKALRNDKKLRIKDRSRLIVLAAGRKTEAIEALKKEMSGKRAELRQETPFNRWNDFLKWKAESGDEKALQVLRSKKEPIQSNPSPVFDVPASKVSELKLKQSNFRSDPSLAWKDKRRLLSISKMLQLQAEEAKRTDDPRKRNLDQMTWRVDSSGNVLYTLKNGSMVKDNGDKIFFSVNDPAAAHVAQGFARMMFGRNVKVSGNEIGRRNITRNIMK, from the coding sequence ATGATTAGTCGCAGGATTTCTTGCAAGCCGCAGAATGACAATTATCGGCGATTGGCCGATTACATTGCCGACGCCAAGCACAAGGGTGAAAAGACCTTGATGTCTTGGTGTGCCGGTTGTTGGGCGGGTGAAGATTATGAGTTGGCGATTCAGGAGGTCCTCGATACTCAGGATCTGAATCAGCGCACACGCAAGGAAAAGACCTATCATCTTATCGTGTCCTTCAGGCCAGAAGATGAATCCGTCCTTACGGAGAAGGACTTCAAAGAGATCGAGCAGGAGTTCTCCAAGGCCTTGGGCTTTGAGGAGCACCAACGGCATTGTGGTGTCCACAAGAATACTAACAACATCCATATGCATATCGCATACAACATGATTCATCCAGATAAGTTGACCCGTTACGAGCCTTACCGGGATTTCTACAAACGCGACCGGCTGCACCGTGAGCTGGAGCAGAAGTTCGGCTTGCAGTTCGATAACGGCAGGCAGAAGGATCAGGAGCCGAAGCGTAGCAATGACCGGGCTGCTACCTATGAAGCTCATTCCGGCCAGCAGTCTTTTGATTCATACGTGAAGGAGCGCAAGGACTTTATTTTGGAGGCCTTGGAAAAGGCGCAGGACTGGCACGAATTTCATATGTCCTTGGCTGAGATCGGTATCGAAGTCCGTCTGCGCGGGAATGGTTGCAGCATCAAGGACCGTCATTCCAAGACGGCCATCAAAGCCAGTCGGCTTGATCGTGATTTTACCAAGTCCAAGCTTGAGGCGCAGCTTGGCCGCTACCAGTATACCAAGGGCATAGTGGTGAATGAGAAGGATCGGTATGTTGCCCGGCCTCTGCATAAACATCGGGGAGAGCTTTACGCTGAATACCGGGCTGCCGTTGCCGGGAGGAAAAAAGCATACGAGGATCTGCGCGAAGAGCAGGATGGCCGCTGGCAGCAGGCCAGCTCCTATTGGGACGGTAAGATTAAGGCTCTCAGGAATGACAAAAAGCTCAGAATCAAAGATCGTAGCCGGCTAATTGTTCTCGCTGCCGGCAGAAAGACTGAGGCCATTGAAGCACTCAAAAAAGAAATGTCCGGAAAGCGAGCGGAACTGCGTCAGGAAACGCCGTTCAACCGCTGGAACGACTTTTTGAAATGGAAGGCTGAGAGCGGTGATGAAAAAGCTCTTCAGGTCCTGCGCTCGAAGAAAGAGCCGATCCAAAGCAATCCTTCTCCTGTTTTTGATGTGCCGGCATCAAAAGTTTCTGAGCTGAAGCTCAAGCAGAGCAATTTTAGATCTGATCCAAGTTTGGCGTGGAAGGATAAGCGCAGGTTGTTATCCATTTCCAAAATGCTTCAGTTGCAGGCCGAAGAAGCCAAACGCACGGACGATCCCAGAAAGCGTAATCTGGATCAAATGACATGGCGTGTTGATTCGTCAGGGAACGTGCTTTACACATTGAAGAATGGTTCCATGGTCAAGGACAATGGAGATAAGATATTCTTCAGTGTGAATGATCCTGCGGCTGCTCATGTGGCGCAGGGATTTGCGCGGATGATGTTTGGGCGGAATGTTAAGGTTTCTGGGAATGAGATTGGGCGTAGGAATATTACTAGAAATATTATGAAATAG
- a CDS encoding DUF262 domain-containing protein → MENELNFEDVEGSEESEHVQYDIASYPSDLTLSGINEMWDREALVIPKFQRKFVWKISQASLLIDSFLSGLPVPPIFLYINRKNENLVIDGQQRIMSIVYFLNGYFGQEDSKSRKRVFRLKLSEGHPYNNMSFEDLPDDEQRKLQYSTVLRAINIKQLDPDDEGSSAYHIFERLNTGGTPLSSQEIRNCVFEGALANKLVEMNKDEDWRKILGRETPDAHQKDVELLLRLFAFYENRENYEKPMKEFLNKAMKRHRNAGSEIVSRFEKCFYDVTAEIVEHLGEKPFHVRGPLNGSVLESVMTWCLLNYDDYDGEIKKSFKEMKTDPSFAPLTTKGTTDTNTVAQRYALVNKYFLR, encoded by the coding sequence ATGGAAAATGAATTAAATTTTGAAGATGTTGAAGGTTCGGAAGAAAGTGAACACGTGCAGTATGATATTGCATCATATCCTTCTGACTTAACACTCTCCGGTATAAATGAAATGTGGGACCGCGAGGCATTGGTGATACCCAAATTTCAAAGAAAATTTGTATGGAAAATTTCTCAAGCTTCACTGCTTATTGATTCGTTTTTAAGCGGCTTACCTGTTCCTCCTATTTTTTTGTATATTAATCGCAAAAATGAAAATCTTGTCATTGATGGGCAGCAACGGATTATGTCTATTGTTTATTTTCTCAATGGCTATTTTGGACAAGAGGATTCCAAATCAAGGAAAAGAGTTTTTCGTCTTAAGCTCTCTGAAGGACATCCATACAATAATATGTCTTTTGAAGATCTTCCTGACGACGAACAACGCAAATTACAGTATTCTACAGTTCTGCGTGCGATTAACATTAAACAGTTAGACCCAGATGATGAGGGGTCGAGTGCTTATCATATTTTTGAAAGATTGAACACTGGTGGTACTCCGCTGAGTTCTCAAGAAATTCGTAACTGCGTTTTTGAGGGTGCCCTTGCGAATAAACTTGTTGAAATGAATAAGGATGAGGATTGGAGGAAAATTTTAGGCCGAGAAACTCCTGATGCACACCAGAAAGATGTTGAGCTTCTGTTGCGTTTGTTTGCCTTTTACGAAAACAGGGAAAATTATGAAAAGCCCATGAAAGAGTTTTTAAATAAAGCAATGAAGCGGCATCGTAATGCTGGAAGTGAAATAGTCTCTCGTTTTGAAAAATGTTTTTATGATGTGACAGCAGAAATAGTGGAACATTTAGGAGAAAAACCTTTTCATGTTAGAGGGCCATTGAATGGATCTGTGCTTGAGTCTGTAATGACGTGGTGTCTTTTGAATTATGATGATTATGATGGTGAAATAAAAAAATCCTTCAAGGAAATGAAAACAGATCCATCTTTTGCTCCACTGACAACAAAAGGAACAACAGATACTAATACTGTTGCACAACGCTACGCATTGGTTAATAAATATTTTTTGAGATAA
- a CDS encoding HEPN domain-containing protein: MPYSARFTHADDLIADISNLQRSSEPMLKSKYAGVVSVLAASVYECAVKKILLSFARSRDQVFFNYVQKSFSKINARIAIKSLKNDYLKNFGDAYRDAFSDLLETEDDLYLRNTGKSITSSYSNLIIWRHAFVHDAECPINATLEEAIESYELGKKVIECFYVSTTSIS; this comes from the coding sequence ATGCCTTATTCAGCTAGGTTTACGCATGCAGATGATTTAATCGCAGATATTAGTAATCTACAGAGATCTTCTGAGCCTATGCTAAAGTCTAAATATGCCGGTGTGGTTTCGGTGCTAGCGGCAAGCGTCTATGAGTGTGCAGTAAAGAAAATACTTCTTTCTTTTGCTAGGTCACGAGACCAAGTTTTTTTTAATTATGTGCAAAAGAGTTTTTCAAAAATCAATGCTAGAATCGCGATAAAAAGTCTTAAAAATGATTATTTAAAGAATTTTGGTGATGCGTATAGAGATGCATTCAGTGATTTGCTGGAGACTGAAGATGATTTGTATTTGAGGAATACAGGGAAAAGCATAACCAGTTCATATTCAAACTTAATTATTTGGAGACATGCTTTTGTTCACGATGCAGAATGTCCCATTAATGCGACGTTAGAGGAAGCTATTGAAAGTTATGAGCTGGGGAAGAAAGTTATTGAGTGCTTTTATGTTAGCACTACTTCTATTTCATGA
- a CDS encoding XRE family transcriptional regulator produces MDHTKILANRADNISGKTPHEGCANCEEELFFAMQDNEHKFSLGLRTVLHCLKFAESNGNIPPLPSKWWISVNNRHGLKFPALDEQDE; encoded by the coding sequence ATGGATCATACAAAAATACTCGCAAATAGGGCTGATAATATTTCTGGAAAAACTCCTCATGAAGGATGTGCAAATTGCGAAGAGGAATTGTTCTTTGCCATGCAGGACAATGAGCACAAATTTTCACTCGGCTTGCGGACGGTACTACATTGCCTTAAGTTTGCAGAGTCAAACGGGAATATTCCTCCGCTGCCATCAAAATGGTGGATCAGTGTTAACAACAGGCATGGCTTAAAATTCCCTGCTCTGGACGAACAAGATGAGTGA
- a CDS encoding zincin-like metallopeptidase domain-containing protein, with translation MAKGKSDYYQRFADKIIEKLENGTAPWQRPWKAGEYQPAFNPVTGNVYRGFNQVMLSSDGLNDPRFMTYKQAESQGWQVRRGAKSQTLVYWQYDAINEVKDENGKPVLDEDGNVKTERVENAKPVKRFFNVFHASQIDGIPEWDGREISWNPDDRAEAILENSGANITHDQRDRAYYTPAKDEIHMPPQAAFDSSDKYYSTALHELGHWTGHESRLDREFGPFGSEIYAKEELRAEIASWMTSAEIGLSHDPNQHASYVKSWVKVLKEDPFEIVRACQGAEKIKDYTLGFEKERSMETTKEQGMSVSGPGKEKLEQREAKYGVPENGKTWLKVPFSEKNEAKNLGAKWDKDQKMWFAPEGTDLQKFNAWLPENKAVAQQKEEVQEPKPATEKTYLNVPYSEKGQAKKLGARWDKSEKLWFAASGTDLKPLERWLPKEKVHAPQTNAVQEFAKALQEAELDLQGQQPIMDGTLQRVPVIDGKPNSRDGAYKGFLDAHPAGFIQNHKTGLKMNWKADGLELTEEQKAQLKAQAAQKKIEREKALAEQREKASKRSFAKFTNAKWATGQQEYLVKKGVPAYGVKVNERGDLLVPGHDVRGHIHTLQTITPEGKLFEKGGLKAGMFHAIDPESKFNGSNKILIAEGYATAASVHMATKEPTVVAFDASNLKPVAKALKETYPQCQIAIVGDNDHHLKNNIGVEKAEKAAWAVGGTAIVPKFTAEEREQGLSDFNDLHQSSGLEEVKSQLAGLFKRQQRTAQKQEQAKAMAM, from the coding sequence ATGGCTAAAGGAAAATCAGACTACTACCAACGTTTCGCTGATAAGATCATCGAAAAGCTGGAGAATGGAACCGCACCGTGGCAGCGGCCATGGAAGGCGGGAGAATATCAGCCCGCCTTCAACCCGGTAACAGGGAATGTCTACCGGGGATTCAATCAGGTCATGCTCAGTTCCGACGGCCTCAATGATCCCAGATTCATGACCTACAAGCAGGCGGAATCACAGGGCTGGCAGGTCCGCAGAGGAGCCAAATCCCAGACGCTTGTTTATTGGCAATATGACGCAATAAATGAGGTTAAAGATGAAAACGGTAAACCTGTGCTCGATGAGGACGGAAACGTAAAAACAGAACGGGTTGAGAACGCCAAGCCGGTCAAACGATTCTTCAATGTCTTCCACGCCAGCCAGATTGACGGCATTCCTGAATGGGATGGCCGGGAGATCTCATGGAATCCGGACGACCGCGCGGAAGCCATTTTGGAGAACTCCGGAGCAAACATCACCCATGATCAACGTGACCGGGCATATTACACCCCGGCAAAAGATGAGATTCACATGCCGCCGCAGGCTGCTTTTGACAGCTCGGACAAATACTACAGCACCGCCCTGCACGAGCTGGGACACTGGACCGGCCATGAATCCCGGCTGGACCGTGAGTTCGGCCCTTTCGGCTCGGAAATCTACGCCAAGGAAGAACTCCGCGCAGAAATCGCAAGCTGGATGACCAGCGCGGAAATCGGCCTCAGTCATGATCCGAATCAGCATGCCAGCTATGTAAAAAGCTGGGTCAAAGTACTGAAGGAAGATCCTTTTGAGATCGTCCGCGCCTGCCAAGGAGCAGAAAAGATCAAGGATTACACCCTCGGCTTTGAAAAAGAACGCAGCATGGAAACAACCAAGGAGCAAGGCATGTCGGTTTCCGGTCCGGGTAAGGAAAAACTGGAGCAGCGCGAAGCAAAATACGGGGTTCCGGAGAACGGCAAGACTTGGCTCAAAGTTCCTTTCTCTGAAAAGAACGAAGCAAAGAATCTCGGTGCCAAGTGGGACAAGGATCAAAAAATGTGGTTCGCTCCTGAAGGAACCGACCTGCAAAAATTCAATGCATGGCTGCCGGAAAACAAAGCCGTAGCACAGCAGAAAGAAGAAGTGCAGGAACCGAAGCCAGCCACTGAAAAGACCTATCTCAATGTTCCGTACTCGGAGAAAGGGCAGGCCAAAAAGCTCGGCGCACGCTGGGACAAGTCCGAAAAACTCTGGTTCGCTGCCAGCGGGACAGACCTCAAACCTCTTGAGAGATGGTTGCCCAAAGAAAAAGTTCATGCTCCGCAGACAAATGCCGTGCAGGAGTTCGCCAAAGCCCTGCAGGAAGCCGAACTTGATCTTCAAGGCCAGCAGCCGATCATGGACGGAACGCTCCAGCGCGTGCCGGTCATCGATGGCAAGCCCAATTCAAGAGACGGTGCATACAAAGGATTCCTTGATGCCCATCCAGCAGGATTCATTCAGAATCACAAGACCGGCCTGAAAATGAATTGGAAAGCTGATGGCCTTGAGCTCACCGAAGAACAAAAGGCCCAGCTCAAAGCACAGGCAGCCCAAAAAAAGATCGAGCGTGAAAAAGCTCTCGCCGAGCAGCGTGAGAAGGCCTCCAAACGTTCCTTTGCCAAGTTTACCAACGCCAAATGGGCCACCGGGCAGCAGGAATACCTCGTAAAAAAAGGTGTTCCGGCATACGGGGTCAAGGTCAACGAGCGCGGAGATCTGCTTGTACCCGGTCACGATGTGCGCGGACATATCCACACCCTGCAAACCATCACCCCGGAAGGCAAGCTCTTCGAAAAAGGCGGCCTGAAGGCGGGGATGTTCCATGCCATTGATCCTGAAAGCAAGTTCAACGGGAGTAATAAAATCCTCATCGCTGAAGGATACGCCACAGCTGCAAGTGTGCACATGGCAACCAAAGAGCCGACAGTTGTGGCTTTTGATGCTTCAAATCTTAAGCCGGTCGCCAAAGCCCTGAAAGAAACCTATCCGCAATGCCAGATTGCCATCGTAGGCGACAATGATCATCACCTTAAAAACAATATAGGTGTCGAAAAAGCCGAGAAAGCAGCTTGGGCTGTTGGCGGGACAGCAATTGTTCCCAAATTCACAGCGGAAGAAAGAGAGCAAGGCCTGAGCGACTTCAACGACCTGCATCAGTCCAGTGGACTTGAGGAAGTGAAAAGTCAGCTTGCCGGGCTTTTTAAGAGGCAGCAAAGAACGGCTCAGAAACAGGAACAAGCCAAGGCAATGGCAATGTAA
- a CDS encoding DNA topoisomerase, which translates to MRLIIAEKRDVAEAISQALGGPAKPTGPAYHVNGDRITWLWGHLLRLTDPEEHDERYKLWDLNTLPMKWPVTYAPEARHADHLKRIIELAHQADELINAGDPDPEGQRLVDEVIEFAGLTGKPTQRLLINDNTDSAILKAMKNMEENKKYHGLSMSALARAVCDQRLGYNLTRCYSILAQKKGYDGVLSVGRVQTPILGLVVARDRAHEGHEKQAYYTVKAQIDMPGQLVEAEYIPADDAPMDEKRRIVDAVFGKKIANEVQGKPATVLSVQTSERKNDPPLPYNLLALQADAAGLWNYKPKKVLEITQRLRDQHKAITYNRSDCRYLNDERHEEAAELLLALTPAFGDMAEYAAPNRKSKAFNSKKVTAHHAIIPTMNVPELDKLNQDERRIYELIVKLYIAQFYPPAEFVATKVELKIAGHRFKAEGRLNSSPGWQLLDEKYLKEYEKAEKQTALHKLLQDDSGTVESAESVKAFTKPPALYTMKTLLKDLTAVAKYVSDPEIKKLLLDKDSDKQDEAGGIGTPATRDAHIETLFRRGFVAEKNKKVISTELGRQFHDALPEFAVKPDMTALWHEKQKQIEAGDLNYLQLIEEVDDSVALEIERVKREGINIKSNAVQCPKCKTGFLKPRKGKTKFWGCSNYPDCKATFPNKAGKPDLKAKPAKKLEASKEHKCPDCGKGLIRRPAKRKGMFWWGCSGFPECKFRCFDEKGKPKLEN; encoded by the coding sequence ATGCGTTTAATAATCGCGGAAAAACGGGATGTGGCGGAAGCCATTTCCCAAGCCCTCGGCGGCCCGGCTAAACCGACCGGTCCCGCCTATCATGTAAACGGTGACCGCATCACATGGCTCTGGGGTCATCTGCTGCGGCTTACTGATCCTGAAGAGCACGATGAGCGTTACAAGCTCTGGGATCTCAACACCCTGCCCATGAAATGGCCAGTGACTTATGCGCCTGAAGCCAGACACGCCGACCATCTCAAAAGAATCATCGAGCTTGCCCATCAGGCAGACGAGCTGATCAACGCGGGTGATCCTGATCCGGAAGGTCAGCGGCTGGTAGATGAGGTTATCGAGTTTGCCGGCCTGACAGGCAAACCGACCCAACGGTTGCTGATCAACGACAACACCGACTCAGCCATTCTCAAGGCCATGAAGAATATGGAGGAGAATAAAAAATATCATGGGCTGTCCATGTCTGCGCTGGCCCGTGCGGTTTGTGATCAGCGTTTAGGATATAATCTGACCCGTTGCTATTCCATACTGGCCCAGAAAAAGGGCTATGATGGTGTGCTTTCCGTAGGCCGGGTTCAGACTCCTATCCTCGGCTTGGTTGTGGCACGCGATCGCGCACATGAAGGACATGAGAAGCAAGCCTATTACACTGTCAAAGCCCAAATTGATATGCCGGGCCAGCTGGTGGAAGCCGAATATATCCCCGCCGATGATGCGCCCATGGATGAGAAAAGGCGGATCGTGGATGCGGTATTCGGCAAGAAGATTGCCAATGAAGTTCAGGGAAAGCCGGCAACGGTTCTTTCAGTGCAGACTTCTGAGCGCAAGAATGACCCTCCCCTGCCCTACAACCTGCTGGCCTTGCAGGCCGATGCTGCCGGGCTTTGGAACTACAAGCCGAAAAAGGTGCTGGAGATCACCCAGCGGCTGCGCGACCAGCACAAGGCCATCACTTACAACCGCAGTGATTGCCGTTACCTCAATGACGAACGACATGAAGAAGCGGCAGAACTGCTGCTGGCCCTGACCCCGGCCTTCGGAGACATGGCCGAGTATGCCGCACCCAATCGAAAATCAAAGGCTTTCAACTCCAAGAAAGTCACCGCACATCACGCCATCATCCCGACCATGAATGTGCCGGAGCTGGACAAGCTTAATCAGGACGAGCGGCGCATTTATGAGCTGATCGTCAAGCTCTACATTGCCCAGTTTTATCCTCCGGCAGAATTTGTGGCCACAAAAGTGGAACTGAAAATAGCCGGCCACAGATTCAAGGCTGAAGGAAGACTGAACAGCTCCCCGGGCTGGCAGCTGCTGGATGAAAAGTATCTCAAAGAATACGAGAAAGCCGAAAAACAAACAGCACTTCACAAGCTCCTGCAGGATGATTCCGGAACCGTTGAATCCGCTGAATCGGTGAAGGCTTTCACCAAGCCCCCGGCACTCTACACCATGAAAACCCTGCTCAAGGATTTAACCGCGGTCGCTAAGTATGTAAGCGACCCGGAAATCAAAAAGCTGCTTCTGGACAAGGACAGCGACAAGCAGGACGAAGCCGGCGGAATCGGAACCCCGGCCACCCGTGATGCCCATATTGAAACGCTCTTCAGGCGTGGCTTTGTGGCGGAGAAAAACAAGAAGGTCATCAGCACCGAACTGGGCCGGCAATTCCACGATGCCCTGCCGGAATTCGCAGTGAAGCCGGACATGACCGCCCTCTGGCATGAGAAGCAAAAGCAGATCGAAGCCGGAGATCTCAATTACCTCCAGCTCATCGAAGAGGTGGACGATTCCGTTGCTCTGGAGATCGAGCGCGTCAAGCGCGAAGGCATCAATATTAAGAGTAATGCTGTGCAATGCCCCAAATGCAAAACCGGATTCCTGAAGCCCCGCAAGGGCAAAACCAAATTCTGGGGCTGCTCCAACTATCCCGACTGCAAAGCAACCTTTCCCAACAAAGCCGGCAAGCCGGATCTCAAGGCCAAGCCGGCCAAAAAACTGGAAGCATCCAAAGAACACAAATGCCCTGATTGCGGCAAAGGTCTGATCCGCAGGCCCGCCAAGCGTAAGGGCATGTTCTGGTGGGGTTGCAGCGGATTTCCGGAATGCAAATTCCGCTGCTTTGACGAGAAAGGAAAACCCAAACTGGAAAATTAA
- the traF gene encoding conjugative transfer signal peptidase TraF, whose amino-acid sequence MKKMLLILFFLHALGIIYLLHELGFRCNFTDSMPHGIYQIVPGKPDRHDLVTFSLAEDNPYFQISLERHYLGLNGNRPLLKTLAGLPGDSVEISAEGVRVNSKLLPRTKAKTCDRHGRQLPIFLKSTVIPSAKGLALSTYTENSFDGRYFGLVDMDQVRRVIPILTFKIGG is encoded by the coding sequence ATGAAAAAAATGCTGCTAATCCTTTTCTTTCTCCATGCGCTAGGAATCATCTACCTGCTGCATGAACTTGGCTTTCGCTGTAACTTTACCGATTCCATGCCCCATGGAATTTACCAGATCGTGCCGGGCAAGCCTGATCGGCACGATCTGGTCACGTTCAGTCTTGCTGAAGACAATCCCTATTTCCAAATTTCACTTGAGCGGCACTATCTGGGCCTGAACGGTAACAGGCCGCTGCTCAAAACTTTAGCCGGCCTTCCCGGAGATTCGGTTGAGATCTCCGCTGAAGGTGTGCGTGTTAATTCCAAACTACTTCCACGTACAAAAGCCAAAACCTGCGACCGACACGGACGCCAACTGCCAATTTTCCTGAAGTCTACTGTTATTCCCTCTGCCAAAGGTCTGGCCCTGTCCACCTATACCGAAAACAGCTTTGATGGCCGTTACTTCGGGCTGGTGGATATGGATCAGGTGCGGAGGGTCATACCCATTCTAACCTTTAAAATCGGAGGATAA
- a CDS encoding type IV secretory system conjugative DNA transfer family protein codes for MSNNDYGLGKKKGRGKSGLLYLFFLILLTCFAMGYATQNTAALYGHHKALGQTVYKQFYWPWMIFHWVQIVQPSEHLNRIISISLIIFVAPQFVVLAIVFLFAGRPKGVEDIHGTAHWAKKEEIQQAGLLGGSGVYVGGWQEEQILHYLRHSGPEHIMAFAPTRSGKGVGLVLPTLLSWGESSIVLDIKGENWALTSGWRKAQGHKVMKFDPTDTTASSARYNPLSEIRLGGPYAIPDAQNIASMIVDPDGKGLKDYWNKAAFSFLGGTMLHCLIHFQINEGRHATLNDLSLMLADEDRDMSELFEEMLTNDHVADLQTLFGDSMNDESMMAIRKFIAAAAREMLNKADAELSGVVSTAVANMALYRDPVVSWATSGCDFRIADLMNSEQPVSLYLVIRPSDIDRLRPLVRLILNIVLRRLTEEMEFSGGQVKANYKHRLLLMLDEFTSLGKMEIFERALAFMAGYGIKAYIIVQDLAQLQSAYGKEESIMSNCHLRIAYAPNKIETAEVLSKMSGKTTIIQKKTSLSGTRNGHMNRASVSISEAKRALLTPDECMRLPGAEKDRHGKITKAGDMLIFPAGFAPIYGRQILFFLDPEFLERSMIPAPEKSDLLHEPAEAIQTISEPEIDLDAEMDELIEETTDYEEC; via the coding sequence ATGAGTAATAACGATTACGGACTCGGTAAAAAGAAAGGTCGTGGGAAAAGCGGCTTACTATACCTCTTTTTCCTTATACTGCTGACCTGCTTTGCCATGGGCTACGCCACCCAGAACACAGCCGCACTTTACGGTCATCATAAAGCATTGGGTCAAACCGTATACAAACAGTTCTACTGGCCGTGGATGATCTTCCACTGGGTACAAATTGTTCAGCCCAGTGAGCATCTAAACCGTATCATTTCAATTTCCCTGATTATCTTTGTTGCCCCTCAGTTTGTAGTGCTGGCAATAGTCTTCCTTTTTGCAGGCAGGCCCAAAGGGGTTGAAGACATCCACGGCACCGCGCACTGGGCCAAGAAAGAAGAAATCCAGCAGGCAGGTCTGCTCGGCGGTTCAGGGGTATATGTCGGCGGCTGGCAGGAAGAACAAATCCTCCACTACCTGCGCCACAGCGGTCCCGAACACATCATGGCCTTTGCCCCTACCCGCTCCGGTAAAGGTGTCGGACTGGTACTGCCCACCCTGCTCTCATGGGGCGAAAGTTCCATCGTTCTCGACATCAAGGGAGAAAACTGGGCTTTAACCTCCGGCTGGCGCAAAGCGCAGGGCCATAAGGTCATGAAATTTGATCCCACGGATACAACGGCAAGCTCCGCCCGGTACAATCCCCTGTCTGAAATCAGGCTTGGCGGACCTTATGCCATACCCGATGCCCAGAACATTGCCAGCATGATTGTTGACCCTGACGGCAAGGGCCTCAAGGACTACTGGAACAAAGCCGCGTTCTCGTTCCTCGGCGGTACAATGCTGCATTGCCTGATCCATTTCCAGATCAATGAAGGCCGTCACGCTACATTGAATGACCTTTCGCTCATGCTTGCCGATGAAGACCGGGATATGTCGGAGCTTTTTGAAGAGATGCTGACCAACGACCATGTTGCAGATCTTCAAACCCTTTTCGGCGACTCCATGAACGATGAATCCATGATGGCCATCAGAAAATTTATTGCCGCTGCAGCCCGAGAAATGCTCAACAAGGCAGATGCCGAACTTTCCGGGGTTGTTTCAACCGCAGTGGCCAACATGGCTCTTTACCGTGATCCGGTGGTCAGCTGGGCCACTTCCGGATGCGATTTCCGCATCGCAGACCTTATGAATTCCGAGCAGCCGGTTTCCCTTTATCTGGTCATTCGTCCTTCAGACATTGACCGCTTGCGGCCGCTGGTCCGGCTGATCCTAAATATTGTCCTGCGCCGACTGACCGAAGAAATGGAATTTTCAGGCGGTCAGGTCAAAGCTAATTACAAGCACCGTCTGCTGCTCATGCTCGATGAGTTCACTTCACTGGGCAAGATGGAAATCTTTGAACGCGCTCTGGCCTTCATGGCCGGCTACGGCATCAAGGCCTACATCATCGTGCAGGATCTCGCCCAGCTCCAATCCGCTTACGGCAAGGAAGAATCAATCATGAGCAACTGCCACCTGCGCATTGCATACGCGCCTAACAAGATAGAAACCGCCGAAGTCCTTTCAAAAATGAGCGGTAAAACCACCATCATCCAAAAAAAGACATCTCTTTCCGGCACCCGCAACGGACATATGAACAGGGCCAGCGTGAGCATTTCTGAAGCCAAACGCGCCCTGCTCACTCCCGATGAATGCATGCGCTTGCCCGGCGCGGAAAAGGACCGTCACGGCAAAATCACCAAGGCCGGGGATATGCTCATCTTCCCCGCCGGTTTTGCTCCCATCTACGGCAGACAGATTCTGTTCTTCCTTGATCCGGAATTCCTTGAGCGGTCGATGATTCCGGCTCCGGAAAAATCAGACCTGCTTCATGAACCTGCTGAAGCAATACAGACCATCAGCGAACCGGAAATAGATCTGGACGCTGAAATGGATGAACTCATTGAAGAGACCACTGACTATGAAGAATGCTGA